From Musa acuminata AAA Group cultivar baxijiao chromosome BXJ3-8, Cavendish_Baxijiao_AAA, whole genome shotgun sequence, one genomic window encodes:
- the LOC135643984 gene encoding myosin-binding protein 7-like — MGRRGRFGLYARSGVISESMVREEPVATPGAAVMFGTCASSWYRNLKRKLDETDFEARSPSSVAGFARVDIGNEAAALREALVSHQQSVQKLLTELEEERSAAASAATEAMSMILRLQREKAEAQMEARQFKRLAEEKMAHDQQEIAALEDLLFKKDQAVQAVTCEVQAYRHRLLSYGIGMEDGDAPPSEPQTPDTATSAFAVPQFDPFPRDYPPLRCTSDTAVDLDKYPSEETPRERFQTLEQRIFQLERLPSSRLCNVMDKSVVVGQSPRWRRRNLRSFSFCSYGSSLEFNKGEEFPSAMDGASDCGGRDDMSDRVYTVDAVHGASEDYVSTPRELQSRRNVVGGVQEAEMRKLCMRLQALEADRESMRQTLISMGTDKAQMVLLKEIAQQMCKEASTEKKIVKTSPSNKRISIMSMIKGVISLVFWRRRSSRVRYTFGLSASNVGLLLLLDKSPRTRHRRFLTRTHG; from the exons ATGGGGAGGCGTGGCAGATTTGGATTGTATGCTCGTTCCGGTGTCATCTCGGAATCCATGGTTCGTGAGGAACCCGTGGCAACGCCTGGGGCGGCGGTCATGTTTGGCACGTGCGCCTCCTCCTGGTATCGTAACCTGAAGCGGAAGCTGGACGAGACGGACTTCGAAGCCCGCTCCCCATCCTCTGTCGCTGGCTTCGCCCGGGTGGACATCGGGAACGAGGCGGCGGCCCTCCGCGAGGCCCTCGTCAGTCACCAGCAGTCGGTCCAGAAGCTCCTCACGGAGCTGGAGGAGGAGCGGAGCGCCGCGGCGTCCGCCGCCACGGAGGCTATGTCGATGATCCTCCGTCTCCAGCGCGAGAAGGCCGAGGCCCAGATGGAGGCCCGTCAGTTCAAGCGCCTAGCCGAGGAGAAGATGGCGCACGACCAGCAGGAGATCGCCGCCCTCGAGGACCTCCTCTTCAAGAAAGACCAGGCCGTGCAAGCCGTCACCTGTGAGGTCCAGGCGTATCGCCATCGTCTCCTCAGCTACGGCATCGGCATGGAAGACGGTGATGCACCTCCCTCCGAACCACAGACCCCTGATACGGCCACCTCCGCCTTCGCTGTGCCCCAGTTCGACCCCTTCCCTCGCGACTACCCCCCATTGAGGTGCACTAGTGATACCGCCGTCGACCTCGATAAGTATCCCTCCGAGGAGACCCCTCGTGAGCGCTTCCAGACGCTCGAGCAGCGCATCTTCCAGCTCGAGCGGTTGCCAAGCAGCAGGCTTTGCAATGTCATGGATAAGAGCGTCGTGGTCGGGCAGTCGCCGCGCTGGAGGCGCAGGAATCTCAGGAGTTTCTCCTTCTGTAGCTATGGTTCAAGCCTGGAATTCAATAAGGGGGAGGAGTTCCCGTCAGCGATGGACGGCGCGTCGGACTGTGGTGGGCGAGATGATATGAGCGACAGAGTGTATACGGTGGATGCGGTGCATGGGGCTAGCGAGGATTACGTGAGCACGCCGAGGGAGCTTCAGAGCAGGAGGAATGTTGTGGGCGGGGTGCAGGAAGCAGAGATGAGGAAGCTTTGTATGAGGTTGCAGGCGCTCGAGGCGGACAGGGAGTCCATGCGGCAGACATTGATTTCCATGGGCACGGACAAGGCTCAGATGGTGTTGTTGAAAGAGATTGCTCAACAGATGTGTAAGGAAGCATCGACAGAGAAGAAGATAGTCAAGACATCACCTTCCAACAAGAGAATTTCTATCATGTCAATGATCAAG GGTGTCATCTCACTTGTTTTCTGGAGAAGAAGATCATCACGAGTGAG GTATACGTTTGGGCTATCGGCTAGCAATGTTGGACTCCTGCTACTTTTGGACAAGTCTCCTCGTACAAGGCATCGGAGGTTCCTCACCAGAACTCATGGTTGA
- the LOC135644524 gene encoding beta-glucuronosyltransferase GlcAT14B-like has protein sequence MISDMGIKAFMISFITTSFLLSLLLLPAFLGKSISPFHLSDHLRRPPQPKPYPVTFAYLISASTGDVDRLKRLLTAIYHPGNCYLLHLDLEASPSEHARLSDFVSKHKTFARFRNVWLVGKSNLVTYRGPTMLSTTLHAMAVLLRIRQWDWFINLSASDYPLITQDDLIVAFSTLPRDLNFVQYTSHLGWKIKKRAKPIIIDPALYSRNKSEVIWSANERGLPTAFKLYTGSAWTILSRSFAEYCILGWDNLPRTLLLYYTNFISSPEGYFQTVICNSKDHQNTTVNHDLHYITWDNPPKQHPLTLGLKDYRRMILSSVPFARKFKKNDPVLDKIDRELLRRRNGQFAHGGWCWNGKRGGSSGGNARGNLGVLRPGAGSRRLRALLTKMLSPRNFRRRQCR, from the exons ATGATCTCGGATATGGGCATCAAAGCGTTCATGATCTCCTTCATCACCACCTCATTCCTCCTCTCTCTCCTGCTTCTCCCAGCGTTCCTCGGCAAATCCATCTCTCCCTTCCACCTATCCGACCACCTGCGGCGGCCTCCCCAGCCGAAACCGTATCCCGTCACCTTCGCCTACCTCATCTCCGCCTCTACCGGTGACGTCGACCGGCTAAAGCGCCTCCTCACCGCGATCTACCACCCCGGCAACTGCTACCTTCTCCACCTCGACCTCGAGGCCTCGCCATCAGAGCACGCCCGGCTGTCCGACTTCGTCTCCAAGCACAAGACCTTCGCGCGATTCCGCAATGTCTGGCTCGTCGGCAAGTCGAACTTGGTCACCTACAGAGGACCCACGATGCTGTCCACCACCCTCCACGCCATGGCCGTCCTGCTCAGGATCCGCCAGTGGGATTGGTTCATCAATCTCAGTGCCTCCGACTACCCATTGATCACGCAAGATG ATCTAATCGTGGCCTTCTCTACCTTGCCTAGAGATCTCAACTTCGTACAGTACACCAGCCACTTGGGTTGGAAGAT AAAGAAGAGGGCGAAGCCTATAATCATAGACCCTGCGCTTTACAGCCGCAACAAGTCAGAGGTGATCTGGTCTGCGAACGAGAGGGGCCTTCCCACTGCTTTCAAGCTTTACACAG GCTCAGCTTGGACTATACTCTCCAGATCTTTTGCAGAGTACTGTATTCTTGGCTGGGACAACCTACCAAGAACCCTCCTCCTCTACTACACCAACTTCATCTCCTCACCGGAGGGCTATTTCCAGACCGTGATATGCAACTCCAAGGATCACCAGAACACCACGGTGAACCATGATCTCCACTACATCACGTGGGACAATCCACCCAAGCAACatcccttgactctaggactcaaGGACTACAGAAGAATGATCCTGAGCAGTGTCCCCTTTGCGAGGAAGTTCAAGAAGAACGATCCGGTCCTCGACAAGATCGATCGAGAGCTACTCCGACGCCGGAACGGGCAGTTTGCTCATGGCGGCTGGTGCTGGAATGGCAAGAGAGGTGGTTCCTCGGGAGGCAATGCGAGAGGAAACTTGGGTGTTCTCAGGCCTGGGGCAGGCTCAAGGAGACTAAGAGCTCTGCTAACAAAGATGCTCTCCCCAAGAAACTTCAGGAGAAGGCAGTGCAGGTGA
- the LOC103996168 gene encoding uncharacterized protein LOC103996168, which produces MAEEDGRSESSNYTSEDEGTEDYRRGGYHAVRVGDSFKQGAYVVQAKLGWGHFSTVWLAWDTVHSRYVALKVQKSAQHYTEAAMDEIKILKQIAEGDPDDTRCVVKLLDHFKHSGPNGHHVCMVFEFLGDNLLTLIKYTDYRGIPLSKVKEICRCVLIGLDYLHRDLSIIHTDLKPENILLMSSIDPAKNPCLSGLPLILPTIKSQELAPMSPARSNGDLTRNQKKKIRRKAKRAAAAASGTAEATTGDPDDLEDKGDSRGVNDGGGGGGETQNGAAQGHKRGSKATRKRLAMEADLRCKIVDFGNACWTYKQFTSDIQTRQYRCPEVIIGSKYSTSADMWSFACICFELATGDVLFDPHSGDNFDRDEDHLALMMELLGMMPRKIALGGRYSREIFNRHGDLRHIRRLKFWSLNKVLMEKYEFSEQDANDMADFLIPILDFVPEKRPTAAQLLQHPWIDAGPRIREPSLPQSNQTQSSMDGASEKQRKEKDEREAMAVGLGNIAIDESSKSVKDHRPNSKPTNANVMASR; this is translated from the exons ATGGCAGAGGAGGACGGGCGGAGCGAGAGCAGCAACTACACGTCGGAGGATGAGGGCACCGAGGATTACCGGCGCGGCGGGTACCACGCGGTCCGCGTCGGGGATTCCTTCAAGCAGGGCGCCTACGTCGTCCAGGCCAAGCTTGGCTGGGGTCACTTCTCCACCGTATGGCTCGCATGGGATACCGTCCACTCC CGGTATGTGGCGTTGAAGGTGCAGAAGAGTGCGCAGCACTATACAGAGGCTGCAATGGATGAGATAAAGATCTTGAAGCAGATTGCAGAAGGGGACCCTGATGACACCCGGTGTGTGGTAAAATTACTTGATCATTTCAAGCATTCAGGACCCAATGGGCACCATGTTTGTATGGTCTTTGAGTTCCTTGGAGATAACCTGCTCACCCTTATCAAGTACACTGACTATCGAGGGATACCGCTCTCCAAGGTCAAGGAGATCTGCCGTTGTGTCCTCATTGGACTTGACTACCTCCACCGAGATCTTTCTATCATCCACACTGATCTCAAGCCAGAAAATATCCTCCTCATGTCTAGCATTGACCCGGCCAAAAATCCATGTCTCTCTGGTTTGCCTCTCATCCTCCCCACCATCAAGTCCCAAGAGTTGGCACCCATGTCTCCAGCTCGGTCCAATGGGGATCTCACACGAAACCAGAAGAAAAAGATCCGGAGGAAGGCAAAACGTGCAGCAGCTGCTGCATCTGGAACTGCAGAAGCCACCACCGGGGATCCTGATGACTTAGAGGATAAGGGGGATTCTAGAGGGGTCAATGatgggggtggtggtggtggtgaaacACAAAATGGAGCAGCACAGGGCCATAAAAGAGGGAGCAAGGCGACAAGGAAGCGACTAGCAATGGAGGCGGACCTTAGGTGCAAGATTGTCGACTTTGGAAATGCATGTTGGACATATAAGCAGTTCACAAGTGATATCCAGACAAGGCAGTACCGGTGTCCGGAGGTGATTATTGGGTCTAAATATTCTACGTCTGCCGATATGTGGTCATTTGCCTGTATTTGCTTTGAGCTTGCCACAGGAGATGTGCTATTTGATCCGCATAGTGGTGATAATTTTGATCGTGATGAG GACCACTTGGCGTTGATGATGGAGCTTCTTGGGATGATGCCCCGCAAG ATTGCCTTGGGTGGTCGATACTCTCGTGAAATTTTCAACAGGCATGGTGATTTGAGGCACATCCGCCGCTTGAAGTTTTGGTCCCTCAACAAAGTGCTCATGGAGAAGTATGAATTCAGCGAGCAAGATGCCAATGACATGGCTGATTTTCTTATTCCCATACTAGATTTTGTTCCTGAGAAACGTCCCACAGCTGCCCAATTGCTTCAACACCCATGGATTGATGCAGGGCCTCGAATACGTGAACCAAGTTTGCCTCAATCAAATCAAACCCAATCGTCGATGGATGGTGCTTCAGAGAAGCAAAGAAAGGAGAAAGATGAAAGGGAAGCAATGGCGGTAGGACTGGGGAATATTGCAATTGATGAATCTTCAAAATCAGTAAAAGACCATCGACCTAATAGTAAACCAACCAATGCAAATGTTATGGCTTCAAGGTAG
- the LOC135645872 gene encoding probable serine/threonine-protein kinase PBL16: MGNCWFRDQISIYRVSSNAKSESPKDQSPVVKEEAKEDSKLPSNPEEVEDLRRDTATNPLVAFTFSELKKITGNFRQDNVLGVGGFGRVYKGFITEDLREGLQVLQVAVKVHDGDNSHQGHREWLAEVIFLGQLSHPNLVKLIGYCCEDEHRVLVYEFMARGSVESNLFSRVLLPLPWSIRMRIALGAAKGLAFLHEAEKPVIYRDFKTSNILLDQEYNTKLSDFGLAKDGPVGDKSHVTTRIMGTHGYAAPEYIMTGHLTAMSDVYSFGIVLLELLTGRKSLDKSRPVREQMLADWAAPLLTQKRKVMGMIDPRLGGDYPDKAVQKIAMLAHHCLNRNPKARPLMRDIVCSLEPLQVAVDVPVMEAINP; encoded by the exons ATGGGTAATTGCTGGTTCAGAGATCAAATTTCCATCTACAGAGTATCATCCAATGCAAAATCAG AATCTCCAAAAGACCAGAGTCCTGTGGTGAAAGAAGAGGCAAAGGAGGATAGCAAATTGCCTTCAAACCCAGAGGAAGTCGAGGACTTGCGACGGGATACAGCAACAAACCCCCTTGTAGCATTCACTTTCAGTGAACTCAAGAAAATCACAGGAAATTTTAGGCAGGATAATGTTTTAGGTGTTGGGGGATTTGGCAGAGTTTATAAAGGTTTCATTACTGAAGATCTCAGGGAGGGGCTCCAAGTTCTTCAAGTAGCTGTGAAGGTCCATGATGGTGATAACAGCCACCAAGGTCACAGAGAATGGCTG GCTGAAGTCATATTCCTTGGGCAACTTTCTCATCCAAATTTGGTCAAACTGATTGGTTACTGCTGTGAAGACGAGCATCGAGTTCTAGTGTACGAGTTCATGGCTCGGGGCAGCGTGGAATCCAATCTCTTCTCAA GAGTACTGCTCCCCCTTCCTTGGTCTATCAGAATGAGAATTGCATTAGGTGCGGCGAAAGGGCTTGCATTTCTCCATGAAGCTGAAAAGCCAGTTATATACCGTGATTTTAAGACGTCTAACATTTTGCTAGACCAG GAATATAATACAAAACTTTCTGATTTCGGACTTGCGAAAGATGGGCCGGTAGGTGATAAATCTCATGTTACAACTCGAATAATGGGGACCCATGGATATGCAGCACCAGAGTATATCATGACAG GGCATTTGACAGCCATGAgtgatgtttacagcttcggcatcgtcctccttgagctcctcacCGGAAGGAAGTCACTGGACAAGTCACGACCGGTGCGAGAGCAGATGCTTGCCGACTGGGCTGCACCATTGCTCACTCAGAAGAGGAAGGTGATGGGTATGATAGACCCCAGGTTAGGCGGAGACTACCCAGACAAAGCCGTGCAAAAGATAGCAATGCTGGCTCACCACTGCCTTAACCGGAACCCAAAGGCAAGGCCTCTTATGAGAGACATCGTCTGCTCCCTGGAGCCTCTTCAGGTAGCTGTGGACGTCCCAGTCATGGAGGCGATTAACCCTTAG
- the LOC135645873 gene encoding uncharacterized protein LOC135645873 codes for MAAPFFSSPFQPYVYQSSQSAVTAFQILGGECQIVQIMLKSQEKLIAKPGTMCYMSGSIQMDNNYIPEHEAGFWQWLFGRSVTSIVLCNLGPEDGFVGIAAPSPARILPIDLANFGGEILCQPDAFLCSVNDVRTISNVDQRPRNFEVGAEVILKHKLVGQGLAFLVGCGSVVQKILAPGEVLIVDAVCIVAMTCTINFQLKHSHPMRRVVFGGDNQLMATLSGPGVVFIQSLPLPRLSQRIARAVAAPSLRDNPKFFMQIALLFFLAYVMIVSSLILTDV; via the exons ATGGCGGctcccttcttctcctcccctttCCAGCCCTACGTCTACCAG AGTTCCCAATCAGCAGTGACAGCTTTTCAGATACTGGGTGGAGAGTGTCAGATTGTTCAG ATAATGTTAAAATCACAAGAGAAGCTTATTGCAAAGCCTG GTACAATGTGTTACATGTCTGGGTCAATTCAAATGGACAACAACTACATCCCTGAACATGAAGCGGGGTTTTGGCAGTGGCTTTTTGGCAGAAGTGTGACAAGCATAGTTCTCTGCAATCTTGGTCCAGAAGATGGATTTGTTGGAATTGCAGCACCATCTCCTGCAAGGATACTTCCG ATTGACTTGGCAAATTTTGGTGGTGAGATTCTTTGTCAG CCAGATGCATTTCTTTGCTCTGTCAATGATGTTAGAACTATCAGTAATGTTGATCAAAGACCCCGCAACTTTGAGGTTGGTGCAGAG GTGATCCTGAAACATAAGCTAGTAGGCCAGGGTCTTGCATTTCTTGTGGGATGTGGATCTG TCGTGCAGAAAATTCTTGCTCCTGGAGAAGTATTAATAGTCGATGCTGTGTGTATTGTTGCTATGACATGCACGATCAATTTTCAGCTGAAGCACTCCCATCCAATGAGAAGGGTGGTCTTTGGG ggtgacaaccaattgatggccACACTATCAGGTCCTGGAGTTGTGTTTATTCAGAGTTTACCTCTCCCTCGACTTTCTCAACGTATTGCAAG GGCAGTTGCAGCTCCAAGCTTGAGGGACAACCCAAAGTTTTTCATGCAGATCGCTCTCTTGTTCTTCCTTGCCTATGTTATGATTgtatcatcattaattttgaccGATGTTTAG
- the LOC135644876 gene encoding pentatricopeptide repeat-containing protein At4g14820-like — translation METATLKPLAAALPPPPSLNHRILTATTVPHFKQIHAQILRSGLDISAPFLSRLLALPLASSPSSLDYALSVLLHSPSPDFRLANRALRALSRAADPRRTLVAYGRLRRAGLALDRFSFPTVLRAAARAREVAGVVAREVHGLATKTGLDADPFIQTAVVGAYTALGRAAEGRMVFDRMHHRDLVAWGVMLDGYCQSGCYNEALQLFDEMKSSGVIPDRVILATILSACARTRNLTSGGAVHSYIVESNLSIDAHLQSALISMYSICGSMDTAQRLYDDTSPKNLVASTAMVFGYAKLGKIAVARSIFDQMTDKDLVCWSAMISGYAESDQPNEALKLFNEMHLLGVKPDQITMLSVISACANMGARDQAKWVHIFVDKNGFHQILSIRNALIDMYSKCGSLVDARTIFDETAFKDVITWTSMITGFAMHGNGRSALAVFDHMISEGVKPNGVTFISLLYACSHAGLVDEGQRIFESMIQDYRLEPKHEHYGCMVDLLGRARLLQEALEFIESMPFTPNVVVWGSLLGACRIHGDVKLGELVARRLLELDPNHDGAYVLLSNIYAKASRWEDVREVRNLMKNKGVIKEAGFSWIELNGHVHEFMMRDKCHPRSSEIYGKLDEVVKELELVGYSPDTATVLVDLQEEEKREAILLHSEKLALSLGLIDSKKGSLIHIAKNIRVCDDCHTFMKLASKVFEREIVLRDRTRFHHYKDGACSCGDFW, via the exons ATGGAGACTGCGACCCTTAAACCTCTCGCGGCCGCGCTCCCGCCACCACCCTCATTGAACCACCGCATCCTCACCGCCACCACCGTCCCCCACTTCAAGCAAATCCACGCCCAAATCCTACGCTCTGGCCTCGACATTTCCGCCCCATTCCTTTCCAGGCTTCTCGCCCTCCCCCTCGCCTCGTCGCCTTCTTCCCTCGACTACGCCCTCTCCGTCCTCCTTCACTCGCCCAGCCCCGACTTCCGCCTCGCCAACCGCGCCCTCCGCGCCCTCTCCCGTGCCGCCGACCCCCGCCGGACGCTCGTCGCGTACGGCCGCCTCCGCCGAGCCGGACTCGCCCTCGACCGCTTCAGCTTCCCCACGGTGCTGCGAGCGGCGGCGAGGGCCCGGGAAGTTGCCGGCGTGGTGGCCCGAGAGGTCCATGGGCTCGCGACCAAGACGGGGCTCGATGCGGACCCGTTCATCCAGACGGCGGTGGTGGGAGCGTACACGGCGCTCGGGCGGGCCGCGGAAGGTCGCATGGTGTTCGACCGAATGCATCATCGAGACCTCGTCGCCTGGGGCGTCATGCTCGATGG CTATTGTCAGAGTGGATGTTACAATGAAGCCCTGCAGCTGTTTGATGAGATGAAGAGCTCTGGCGTAATCCCTGATCGAGTGATCCTCGCTACCATCCTTTCGGCATGTGCACGGACTAGAAATTTGACATCCGGTGGGGCAGTGCACTCGTACATTGTGGAATCTAACCTCTCAATTGATGCCCATCTCCAGAGCGCGCTTATTAGCATGTACTCCATTTGCGGATCGATGGACACTGCTCAGAGATTGTATGATGATACGTCACCTAAGAACCTGGTGGCATCGACTGCAATGGTCTTTGGGTATGCCAAGCTCGGCAAAATTGCAGTTGCACGAAGTATCTTTGACCAGATGACTGACAAGGACCTTGTCTGTTGGAGCGCGATGATCTCAGGGTATGCTGAGAGTGATCAGCCGAATGAAGCTCTCAAGTTGTTCAATGAGATGCACCTCTTAGGTGTGAAGCCAGACCAAATCACCATGTTGAGCGTCATCTCTGCTTGCGCTAATATGGGTGCAAGAGATCAAGCTAAATGGGTTCATATCTTTGTGGACAAGAATGGATTTCATCAAATTTTGTCAATAAGGAATGCTCTTATTGACATGTACTCCAAATGTGGAAGTTTGGTTGATGCACGCACAATCTTTGATGAGACAGCCTTTAAGGATGTGATTACCTGGACAAGCATGATCACTGGGTTTGCGATGCACGGAAATGGGAGGTCTGCGTTAGCAGTCTTTGATCATATGATATCGGAGGGGGTAAAGCCTAATGGAGTGACTTTTATCAGCCTGTTATATGCTTGTAGCCATGCTGGCTTAGTCGATGAGGGTCAGAGGATATTTGAGTCCATGATCCAAGATTACAGACTTGAGCCCAAGCATGAGCACTATGGTTGCATGGTGGATCTTCTTGGTCGTGCTAGACTTCTTCAAGAAGCACTCGAGTTCATAGAATCAATGCCGTTTACCCCAAATGTGGTGGTGTGGGGGTCACTACTAGGAGCGTGCAGGATTCACGGTGATGTTAAACTAGGCGAACTTGTGGCAAGGAGGCTACTAGAGCTTGACCCAAATCATGATGGTGCTTATGTGCTCCTGTCCAACATATATGCAAAGGCTAGCAGGTGGGAGGATGTGAGAGAGGTGAGAAACTTGATGAAGAATAAGGGAGTAATTAAGGAGGCAGGATTTAGTTGGATTGAACTAAATGGTCATGTGCATGAGTTCATGATGAGAGATAAGTGTCATCCAAGATCTAGTGAGATTTATGGGAAGCTGGATGAGGTTGTAAAGGAATTGGAGCTTGTGGGCTATTCTCCGGATACAGCGACTGTTTTGGTTGATTTGCAAGAGGAGGAAAAGAGGGAAGCCATTCTGTTGCACAGTGAGAAGTTGGCTCTTTCTTTGGGGCTCATCGACTCGAAGAAAGGCTCTTTGATTCACATTGCAAAGAATATAAGAGTATGCGACGATTGCCACACTTTCATGAAGTTGGCATCAAAGGTGTTTGAGAGAGAGATCGTTCTGAGGGACAGGACCCGGTTCCACCACTACAAAGATGGGGCTTGCTCCTGTGGAGACTTTTGGTGA
- the LOC135580864 gene encoding uncharacterized protein LOC135580864, which yields METLVAVGHHRSQYCSRSKPRITDHFGSSPPRGFKGINCRTFQSGVAILPSPPTKDFFFNGYSEPKSPVYYSEPPKRSRRTKPIPINPVPTPKEATFADDFSCSELWAGPAYSNSPPPSSLPIPKFSLRQKRSMSLEIPVPKSEVTFQPISRSAPSSPSREATTSINDFLNNATATSTATATETLRRILHLDIVDD from the coding sequence ATGGAGACACTAGTTGCGGTTGGTCATCATCGGAGCCAATATTGCAGCAGGAGCAAGCCACGGATCACGGATCATTTCGGTTCCTCGCCTCCGAGAGGCTTCAAAGGGATCAATTGCCGAACCTTTCAGTCTGGTGTGGCTATTCTGCCGTCGCCTCCCacgaaagatttcttttttaaTGGCTATTCGGAACCCAAATCTCCTGTCTATTATTCGGAACCTCCCAAAAGAAGTAGGAGGACCAAACCCATCCCTATTAACCCCGTGCCGACTCCTAAAGAAGCCACCTTTGCCGATGACTTTTCATGCTCTGAGCTGTGGGCTGGGCCTGCCTACTCGAACTCACCCCCTCCTAGTTCGTTGCCCATCCCTAAATTTTCCCTTCGACAGAAGCGCAGTATGTCCCTTGAAATCCCAGTTCCGAAATCTGAGGTCACATTCCAACCTATATCAAGATCAGCCCCGTCTTCTCCCTCCAGAGAGGCCACTACTTCCATCAATGACTTCCTTAACAACGCCACTGCTACTTCCACTGCCACTGCCACGGAGACCTTAAGACGAATTCTCCACTTGGATATCGTTGATGACTGA